The Lepidochelys kempii isolate rLepKem1 chromosome 11, rLepKem1.hap2, whole genome shotgun sequence DNA segment GTGAAAAGTGAGGAGGCTTGTAGCAGGACGGGTGCTGCAAGGACAGTGTCTGCAGTCACCCTCTGGTGATATAGATGTGGTGAGAGGGAAGCGCAGGGGGAGAATAAGCCCTGGGATCCTAGCCTAACTCACAAACAGCTGAGAAGGTGTCAAGAAGCCCCTGGGATGGAGCAGGCTCTGGTGGTGAGCCCTGAAagaagggcagaatttggactGCTTGGGAGAGAGAGTCCTGGGAGGTGTTCTGTGGAGGGACAGAATAAGGGGATCTGACAAGGCTgagtaggaaggagcccagggaaacagcagcaaggaatgGGAGTacacagaccttggctgctggttatAGGATCCCTGGGTTTGAACCCAGTatagtgggagggcctgggttcctcttCCTCCGTGGCAAGATGGCGTGAGTCCGGATAAGGGAACAAGGACATTGGAAAGCCCTGAGGCCGGAATTTGAGGACCAGGGGCCTGGATTTGGAGCCAAAGACCCTCTTGTAAAGACATTGGACTGTTTTATATTGGACTTTCTGTTATCCTGGAAGTGACTGACTAAATTGTGAGCTGGCGAGAGGGCCGAGTTTCAGGAAGAGACACAGACCACAACAGCACCAGAGTGACCATCAGCAGGGGGAGAGAGCTGTTATGCCTCACCTGGGCACAAGGAGACGTTCCTGTGGTGACTGAACCCCTTTACACCAGCATAGTCGTCAAGTCACACTGAGTCAGTTTTAGAACATGTTCAATTCTAATCCATGCAGACACCAGTTTTGAAAGGGATCCGGCCAAAGAAGCAGGACCTTTCACTAAAGCTGGACGGGGAGATAAAGTTTTGATGTCTTAATTCCTCCTTTGCTGATGATAACCAGAGAGCTAGCTAGAGATAGTTAGAAGGCATAGTAAGAGCCGAAAACTCAGGAATCATGATTTCAAAATAGTTATCTGGCTTCCCTGGCTAATTGTTTTCCAAGGCTTCCCAACTGCAGCACTCTCATCACCTGGGAACTGTGCTCCCAGGGTGTGTCAAGCCGAGTGTCTGTCTTCCAGTCACTGCTGCCCTTTGCATTAAGAGCTAGGTGGTGTTTTAGCCAGGTGAGTCCCATCCATTTTAATAAGCCATGCAGCTAGAACCTAGCACAGATCTTTATTCTAATCCTAATAACATTATTTTCTGTCATGCCTTTCAGTGTAGAGGATCTcaaggtggtgtgtgtgtgtgtgtgtgtgtgtaaaatgacaTGGGGACTACTCacacagcactgaaatgcagtcacctccaGGGTGGAATGTGACAACAGGCTAACAGTGTGGTGCAACACTGCATTACATAGTTCAGCATAGGAAGGACAACTTCAGCTGAAACTTGGGAGACTTTCAGGAAGAAAAGTGTAAttggctaagggtatgtctacactacggaataaggtcgaatttatagaagtcggtttttcagaaatcagttttatatattcgagtgtgtgtgtccccacagaaaatgctctaagtgcattaactcggcggagtgcttccacagtaccgaggctagcgtcgacttccagagcgttgcactgtgggtagctatcccacagttcccgcagtctccgctgcccattggaattctgggttgagatcccaatgcctgatggggctaaaacattgtcgcgggtggttctgggtacatattgtcaggcccccgttccctccctccctccgtgaaagcaagggcagacaatcatttcgcgccttttttcctgagttacctgtgcagacgccataccactgcaagcatggagcccgctcaggtaaccgtcaccctatgtctcctgggtgctggcagacgcggtacggcattgctacacagtagcagcaaccccttgccttgtggcagcagacggtacagtacaactggtagccgtcattgtcatgtccgaggtgctcctggccacgtcggctgggagcgcctgggcagacatgggcgcagggactaaatttggagtgacttgaccaggtcattctctttagtcctgcagtcagtcctattgaaccgtcttatggtgagcgggcaggcgatatggactgctagcagtcgtgttgtaccatcttctgccgagcagccatgagatgtggatggcatgcagtccttctgcaccgtctgctgccagccaaagatgtaaaagatagatggagtgggtcaaaacaagaaatagaccagatttgttttgtactcatttgcctcctcccctgtctaggggactcattcctctaggtcacactgcagtcactcacagagaaggtgcagcgaggtaaatctagccatgtatcaatcagaggccaggctaacctccttgttccaataagaatgataacttaggtgcaccatttcttattggaaccctccgtgaagtcctgcctgaaatactccttgatgtaaagccaccccctttgttgattttagctccctgaagccaaccctgtaagccgtgtcgtcagtcacccctccctccgtcagaacaacggcagacaatcgttccgcgccttttttctgtgcggacgccataccaaggcaagcatggaggccgctcagctcactttggcaattaggagcacattaaacaccacacgcattatccagcagtatatgcagcaccagaacctggcaaagcgataccgggcgaggaggcgacgtcagcgcggtcacgtgagtaatcaggacatggacacagatttctctgaaagcatgggccctgccaatgcatgcatcatggtactaatggggcaggttcatgctgtggaacaccgattctgggctcgggaaacaagcacagactggtgggaccatatagtgttgcaggtctgggacgattcccagtggctgcgaaactttcgcatgcgtaagggcactttcatgaaactttgtgacttgcctcaggcgcatgaataccaagatgagagcagccctcgcagttgagaagcgagtggcgatagccctgtggaagcttgcaacgccagacagctaccggtcagttgggaatcaatttggagtgggcaaatctactgtgggggctgctgtgatgcaagtagcccacgcaatcaaagatctgctgatatcaagggtagtgaccctgggaaatgtgcaggtcatagtggatggctttgctgcaatgggattccctaactgtggtggggctatagacggaacccatatccctatcttggcaccggagcaccaagccgccgagtacataaaccgcaaggggtacttttcgatagtgctgcaagctctggtggatcacaagggacgtttcaccaacatcaacgtgggatggccgggaaaggtgcatgatgctcgcatcttcaggaactctggtctgtttcaaaagctgcaggaagggactttattcccagaccagaaaataactgttggggatgttgaaatgcctatatgtatccttggggacccagcctaccccttaatgccatggctcatgaagccgtacacaggcagcctggacagtagtcaggagctgttcaactacaggctgagcaagtgcagactggtggtagaatgtgcatttggacgtttaaaggcgcgctagcgcagtttactgactcgcttagacctcagcgaaaccaatattcccactgttattactgcttgctgtgtgctccacaatatctgtgagagtaagggggagatgtttatggcggggtgggaggttgaggcaaatcgcctggctgctggttacgcgcagccagacaccagggtggttagaagagcacaggagggcgcggtacgcatcagagaagctttgaaaaccagtttcatgactggccaggctacggtgtgaaagttctgtttgtttctccttgatgaaaccccccgccccttggttcactctacttccctgtaagctaaccacccgcccctcctcccttcaatcaccgcttgcagaggcaataaagtcattgttgcttcacattcatgcattctttattcattcatcacacaaatagggggatgactaccaaggtagcccaggaggggtggtggaggagggaaggaaaatgccacacatcactttaagcacagcactttaaaagtttacaactttaaaatttattgaatgacagccttcttttttttgggcactcctctgtggtggagtggctggttggccggaggcccccacaccgcgttcttgggcgtctgggtgtggaggctatggaacttggggaggaaggaggttggttacagaggggctgcagtggcagtctgtgctccagctgcctttgctgcagctcaaccatacactggagcatactggtttggtcctccagcagcctcagcattgaatcctgcctcctctcatcacgctgccgccacatttgagcttcagccctctcttcagcccgccacttactctcttcagcccgccacctctcctcctggtcattttgtgctttcctgcactctgacattatttgcctccacgcattcgtctgtgctctgtcagtgtgggaggacagcatgagctcagagaacatttcatcgcgagtgcgttttttctttctttctaagcttcactagcctctgggaagtagaagatcctgtgatcattgaaacacatgcagctggtggaggaaaaaaaaagggacagcggtatttaaaaagacacattttataaaacagtggctacactctttcagggtaaaccttgctgttaacattacatacatagcacatatgctttcgttacaaggtcgcattttgcctcctcccaccgcgtgactacccgctcaaccttcccccctccctgtggctaacagcggggaacatttctgtttagccacaggcaaacagcccagcaggaatgggctcctctgagtgtcccctgaagaaaagcactctatttcaaccaggtgaccatgaattatatctcactctcctgaggataacacagagagataaagaacggatgttgtttgaatgccagcaaacatgcactgcaatgctttgttctacaatgattcccgagtacgtgttactggcctggagtggtaaagtgtcctaccatgaaggacgcaataaggctgccctccccagaaaccttttgcaaaggctttaggactacatctaggagaaccgcaaatgccagggcaaagtaatcctttcacatgcttgcttttaaaccatgtatagtattttaaaaggtacactcaccagaggtcccttctccgcctgctgggtccaggaggcagccttgggtgggttcggggggtactggctccaggtctagggtgagaaacagttcctggctgtcgggaaaaccggtttctccgcttgcttgctgtgagctatctacaacctcctcctcatcatcatcttcttcgtccccaaaacctgcttccgtattgcctccatctccattgaaggagtcaaacaacacggctggggtagtggtggctgaaccccctaaaatggcatgcagctcatcatagaagcggcatgtttggggctctgacccagagcggctgttcgcctctctggttttctggtaggcttgcctcagctccttcagtttcacgcggcactgcttcgggtccctgttatggcctctgtccttcatgccctgggagattttcacaaaggttttggcatttcgaaaactggaacggagttctgatagcacggattcctctccccaaacagcgatcagatcccgtacctcccgttcggtccatgctggagctcttttgcgattctggggctCCAtcctggtcacctgtgctgatgagctctgcatggtcacctgcagcttgccacgctggccaaacaggaaatgagattcaaaagtttgcggttcttttcctgtctacctggccagtgcatctgagttgagagtgctgtccagagcagtcataatggagcactctgggatagctcccggaggccaataccatcgaattgtgtccacagtaccccaaattcgagccggcaaggccgatttaagcgctaatccacttgtcaggggtggagtaaggaaatcgattttaagagccctttaagtcgaaataaagggcttcattttgtggacgggtgcaggtttacatcgatttaacgctgctaaattcaacctaaagtcctagtgtagatcagggctaagCTGGAATTTACCGAGAGACCCTGGGGTTGATACCATGAATGATTACAAATGGCCAGGAGTTCTCCTTTCTGTCTCATCCAACAGGCAGCAGCTCCAGAGCCCTCGCACTGAGGTTGCACGTGCTTTACGCTCCTTTGCAATGCTGTGATATAACAGAAGAGAGAATTCTGCGGCAGGAAGAATGTATTGGacggtgctggggggaggggaaagttgCTAGAGAGGGCAAATGTGGTGGAATGGATTTATCTGAACACAAATTGCTTGTGGAAAGACAAGAAGTAAGGTGGGGGCTCCTGGGTAATCTGATGGCGCTGCCCAGGTAATTGTTGCTTTTGCCTCAGAAGTTGCCTAGTGCCCCCTGGAGCCATTCAGGTTAGGTACCTTTTTAAAGTACAAAATAAcacttgcaacaaagcccgtcgccaactgtgtccacatatctattcaggggacaccatcatagggcctcatcacatcagccacactatcagaggctcgttcacctgcacatctaccaatgtgatatatgccatcatgtgccagcaatgcccctctgccatgtacattggccaaaccggacagtctctagtaaaagaataaatggacgaaatcagacgtcaagaattataacatccaaaaaccatttggagaacatgtcaatctctctggtcacttgattacagacctaaaagtggcaatattacaacaaaaaaacttcaaaaacagactccaacgagagattgctgaattggaattaatttgcaaactggacaccattaaattaggcttgaataaagattgggagtggatgtgtcattacacgaagtaaaactatttccgcatgtttatttttcccccctactgttcctcacacgttcttgtcaactgctggaaatggcccaccttgattatcactacaaaaggggttttttttcctctcctgctggtaattgctcaccttacctgatcactctcgttacagtgtgtatggtaacacccattgtttcatgttctctgtatataaaaaatccccccactgtattttccactgaatgcatccgatgaagtgagctgtagctcacgaaagcttatactcagataaatttgttagtctctatggtgccacaagtcctccttttctttttgaaaataaccATTGGCACTTTAAAaggtggaggggggaataaaaTGGAGTGGCAGAGCCAAGCTAACTACCAGTTAGCGCTAAGCAATTGGTCATAAAGGAATTTGGCTGGGAGGGATAGTTCCTCCTACCAAAACTAAGTGCTTCTCTTCACCACATAATTATGCTGAGTCAGGATACGCTCGAGGAATGGTATTAACACACACAACCTGGACAGTCTCTTagtagtcacttttcagagtaggagccgtgttagtctgtatccgcaaaaagaaaaggaggatttgtggcaccttagagacgaacaaatttatttgagcttaagcttttgtgaagtgggctgtagctcacgaaagcttatgctcaaataaatttgttcacctctaaggtgccacaagtccttcttttctttttagtagtCACTGTAGACAGAGACAATGCTGATTATAACTTGTATCAGCTGGTTGTGGGTCAAATTGGAACCAAGCGGCTGATCCTTCTCTCTTACAGATGAGTCCGTATGATTTAAGGTGAGACAAAGCTTCATCATCTCCGACCTGTCTAAATATCCCCAAGCAGCTCCTGGGAACAATGATGTGATCACAGTGTTTAAGAGGGAAACAACTTTTGAATGGGCCTGAAAAGGTACTTGACAAGCCATTCACCCAAAAAGCTAATGCTGGCAGTGCTCACAGCAGAAAACCTAGCCCAGAGGGGCTCTAAGTGGAAACTGCCTTGCATCACTTTTCCAGAAGAACATCTGCGTCttgggaaaataaaataatatcttGGGAACCATGTACAGTGGAGTAAAACTGCAAAATAAGACATTCAATTGAGAATTCTATATAAAACCCATGCCCTTTGCCTCCAGCAGGTAATGAATAAAAATGCTCTAAAGAAGCAATGAACAGTcaatgttttatatttaaaatatgttttgtgAGGAAAACAATGCGCCATAGAAATGGGACTGAAAGGTTCTCAGAGATAATGCCAGAAACTGCAAGATGTTAACTGCATTGTCATATAAGTTTCAAGGTAGGATTTTAATTTTCTCTTATGAATAATAGAAGCAGTAGTGAAAGCTGCCATTAAAATTCATTAGAAGAAACGTAAACTTACATTAAAATCTACCCCATTCTTCTCTGAAGTCTTGGTCCTATTAGTATGAGCTGTCTTCTAGTCTGCCAAACCTTACCTAGGTTGTGTGATTTAATCTAAGAGAGGCTCTGCTAAATTGAAGGTTTTCATGCATCACATCCTTGCATCCAgggtaaaacaaaacacacaaaataccCCTCAAAACACTGCTCTAAATTGCAGCCTATATTTTAAAACCAGCAAGGTCATGTTTTAAGAGACTGGGTATGCCCGTGTTTTTCTGTGCAGACAAAAGAACAGCAGGTTTGAAAAGGTGGCTTGAAAATTTAAAAGGGGAAATATGTTTCTCTGCATATTTGCCCGCAAATCTAGTTTCTTGTCCCAGCGATTTTCTCCAAGACACAATGACCCCAGTTCAGGGATGTAAGATGCATGTCTGGGGATCTGGCAAAATGGTGCACGGTGCACAGATTTGGTATCGAGCGGTGTGCAAATGAGTGTGATTACACACCCAgtgcatggtggggggggggttagcagCAAAAGCCAACCGGAAGATGTAAAGGTGAAGCAGACTTTTCCCGTGCTGTGCGGTCCCCTGCACTTCCACTGAGCACCAAATGGAGGTAAGGGACACGCACGTCCCATaagaagggcctgattctctcttgTGGGGTGGCTCGTGTACACTGCTTGAGTCACGTCAATGGGCCTCACAGGCAACAGATCTCATCACCATCCCTGCTCGGGGACCTTGCCCAGGTAGCATAGGGCAACTGCCAGTACGGCTCTGTGCTTGCCTCTCTTGCCAGGTGCAGCGTGGATGATGAGGAGGAGAGCAAGGCTGGACGGCAGTGCACTCCAGCTAGTCTCACCTGGCAGATAGCCCCTGTGGGGCTATTATAGTCagtgcagccctgaggctgctctactATACAGCAGGGGGGGCTAAACagttccctacctgccctggaTAGGGcatataaaggtgctttatacctGTGTCAGGCCTTTAAATGGAGGCACAGATCACCATGACCTCACTCCGTGCTAATCCAGCTGCCGTTTTGTATCTAAGGTGCAGAATATTAGAGAATGGGTCGCTGTGAGCTTGCGCCCTCTCGTTCTGTCGGTTGCTGTGCGCTTGTGCGCTCTCGCTCTGCGGTCACTGCTAGATCTGAAGATGAAGCCGTAATCGCTGAGATCACAGCCGATTTGATTACACAAGATGATGAGGGGGAAGTCAGTCACctgctgcatttttttaaactagttatttaggaagttttagcAAGTTTACAAATCCTTCCCacgtaaatatcagaaacaaaacaatcattacaacagtgagcttttgtttaaagagacattacaTAAGAATACAGTCAGCGGATCTTCCTGCTTAACAGGGTGTCACCATATTACAGAGTGAGCATCATTACAACACCTATAATAT contains these protein-coding regions:
- the LOC140895974 gene encoding uncharacterized protein, with protein sequence MQSSSAQVTRMEPQNRKRAPAWTEREVRDLIAVWGEESVLSELRSSFRNAKTFVKISQGMKDRGHNRDPKQCRVKLKELRQAYQKTREANSRSGSEPQTCRFYDELHAILGGSATTTPAVLFDSFNGDGGNTEAGFGDEEDDDEEEVVDSSQQASGETGFPDSQELFLTLDLEPVPPEPTQGCLLDPAGGEGTSAACVSMITGSSTSQRLVKLRKKEKTHSR